The Crassostrea angulata isolate pt1a10 chromosome 1, ASM2561291v2, whole genome shotgun sequence nucleotide sequence tttcgcttaatatttcgataataataaatacctttgtgctcaaactatgttcatccactaatatgaaaaatgtccagattatctgttttgaaacgccccctctaccgcttcaggtttcaatacacatccaaaaatagaaattctacggggattttgcattgcgtcagccattaataagcccggatgataacgttaaaaaatttcACGAGGTATCCAGAGTAcgtccgaatggagaaaagatggaaACATTtctcattataaatctccgtaagacatttgttttcgttcctgtaaacttttatgagtgaaaagggataattgttctaTGACgatattttggatattttccatttcgtcaatttcaactgtacttctttcacaggtatgtgtattttcattaaaaatcaacaaaatgtgatggaagcaataacttgggacagactatagttctTTTATTGCTATTTAGTTTCTTCTTTTATCAGAgtatagctgcaggtctgtagcctccagtctgaaaaaaatatggacaATCTGAGGCGcccatccaattttttttctgatctGAAAGCTTCATATGTACAGTTTCACTCGATGTTAGAATTGTTACCGTCTTTTCTTCTTTTGAAATTCATTACATGCGCACATACTTTTTTATTGCTCCCAAGAACACAGTTGAATTTTCAACTAATCTGTATTCACTattaccatgtacatgtattttattggaTCGGTTTTAGGCTTTACGTAACACGAGTAAATTTACACGTGAATATAAAtcttttcattaaaatgtttaGATTTTAGTCAggaacactgtgccggataattatatGCCaatgccaaggtggcatttaaATTCGCGGTTTATAAAAGGAAACTGCCCCAAactattttatatcgtataaaacaaataaatataattgaattcattccttaagtaAAATCGCATGTCCCTgacacttcgttataagcgtgtctTACTGTACAACGGTTCGGCACTTCTCTGTTCATAAAGCACCATTTAATGACATAATTCTGATCTAATTTATACCCCCAGTCAGAAATATACAAACGTTTTACAAAATTATACcaatcatgaaaaaaattataagaccTTAAAAGCTTATATTGAGGGGAGGGGGTGTCACATTTGTCCCGTCAATCACTTGTGGGAAATAGTCAGTATTGACCAAGAGATAGTGAAGTCCCAGAGGAAGACACAATCTatcatagtttaaaaaaaatccaaataccAAAAGGGTTCAATGggaatttaatgaaaatgaacaCTGTTGATGTAACATTAAATTAgaggatatttttaaaaaacggaAGCTCCAAATACTTTCTCAGTCTTTTCATCATCTTATCGTATCTTTTCTTCAGTGCCTTAATCCGTTTTTcatttctctttctctctttctctagCTGTTTCTGCTTTTTCTTCCATTCTTTTTCTGAAATTCAAATCAGTCAGTTAGGTATTTAGTTGCAATATCATCGTTGAAAAATAAAACGTAATATGGAAGAGTTTGAGTTCCAAGTGCTATTGTATGACAGTATAGATAGTGTAATAAAAATCTTTAAGCATAATCTCCTGATAAGGTATCGTGTAttgcaataatttaaaatttgactagTACTTCTCTTTTTCTCGCTGCTATCTTCACTAGAACTACTCTCTTCATCACTGGCCGATGACGTAGTTGTCTGGGTTGTTGTGACCCCAGATGTAGTCCCAGGTGTTGTGGACTCAGAATGAGTTGATTCACTGCttcaaagtataatatatatatatatatatatatatatatatatatatatatatatatatatatatatatatatatatatatatatatatatatatatatatgcgtcGAGGTGATTATGAGTATTGATTTGCATGAACTGCTTTCATATCGTATGATATCACTACCTTGTGCTGATTAGCAATGTGGTATGAAGCGTTGATGAATCGGTGGTTGCTTCTGATGTCAGTCTTGATGACGTAATATCTTTTGAAGTGGATGTGGAGGGCAAAGTGGTGTCAGATGGAATTGCAGATGTTATGCTTGTTGGTGTCGAGTTTTTAGTTCGAATTGTAACCGTTTCCGTAGTAACCAAAGAAGTTGAGGATCCAGCTGTTCTACCAGTACTTAACACGGAGGACATATCCGGTCCTGTTGATGAGATCCTTGAAGTCTGAAGTTCTGACGTTGTCGAAGTTTGTGTAACTGGGGTAGAATCAGTTGTGGATAAAATTGATAAGGAGGACGATCTTTCAGAAGGTGTCGTAGTTCTGATGAGTGAAGTACctaaattattgaatatttatgttGTCATTTATAGCAAGAAGAAATTATTTCATGGCAACAGCCTATACTCTATTATTTGATTGATTGTAAATTACTCAAGACATAGAGATATGAGTTATGGTAATCCCTAACCATTCTCAGTAGTGATTGCATCATCATTGACGTTGAAAACAGATTCCGATGACGTAGACGTTAACGGGAGGACAGTCGAAGCGGAGTATGGCAATTTACCGTTTATACAGGTCAAACAGCAGAGGTTTTCACGGGTGAAGTTGTTGTAGGTGGGACATTTGGAAAACTGACACCCATCTCTTCGATCCCCGTATTCACAGCCTTCAAAAGGACAAAATCAAACACGGATTATATCTACTTATGGACCCACTTATTAATAAATGGTTCAGTCACAGGACACAAGTATGAAATACAACTACAATAGGAAAGTCTGCACTTAATTTTGATTACAACTAACTCACTTACgcttttataaaaaatgtgttttgtcaTGGAAATGCTATTTTGAAAAACGATGATCATCAAACAACAGCATCACGCTAGCCACTCGAACAcgattttcaaaattgaaaatttcctTAGTATGTATTTGTAGGACGATGTTTTCatcaacaactttgaatcttgcCTTTTAGAAATGTCAGAGTACTTGCCTGTGATGTCAGTTTTGATCTCCTCACACGACAAACAACAGGCAGCGTTGACCGAGGGGAGATAACAGTCGTACGGCCGTCCGTAAACTCTGTCGGCGCACCCAACGCCGCCCGGGACCACCGGCTGGTCACCAAACGGGCACCTGTCTACAACATACACCCAACTGGTGACGTGAATTCTGAACAACTGTTTTTTGAAATtctaaaatatcaaagtacAGAGTTTGGAGAAAAGACATTACCTGGTACGTTTTCACCTTCATCCGACAACACACATTCACCCCCATTGCAGGTCTAGAAATATAAAACCTAGAGTGTTTATAAACAGTTCATGTTCAAATCTAACACTAGAAGCTGTGgtaaacagaaataaatcttaaagaaataaataatacattccTAACAATGGTTCCTACCGTGAAGTTGCCACAAATAGTGCCGTCTAGAGGCAGGATACTGGAGCATGTGTTGGACTCGGGCGAATAACAGGACATTCCTCCGCACAGGGTGCTGTAGTCCGGACCGGTCAGGGCCTGTCAACGTACAGTCATTCCAATATAGTTACTTTCAGCATTAATTCACATTtgatttgaatacatttttattgtacaaaaagtACAATTGGGATTGAGCACAATTTCAAAAACTTAGACCACCCTCTCCCAATTTTGATTTGGATAGTTACACTTACCCTGCATAAAAACGACTCCAGACCAAAGGCAGTCCTACATTGGGTGTCTGCATCCGGGGATTTAGCCACCTCTGATAACAATGGCACTCCGGTGGCTGTGTGGGACCTCAAGCATTCTGTCCCGTCACTGTAAAACCAAACATTGGTATAACCTTTTTTCACTAAAATGTAACTTAAATGTTGTATGTTAGCAAGCATTGGTCAGTACAAGGAGATGCAGATGACACTCGGCACATAGTCGTACCTGTCCGACTTCTGAAGGAAAGTTTTGATGTATGATATGGAACAACGTGAAAACTTCCAAAGATTCGGCGTCTTGGGGCTGTTGAAAGCAAACTTGGTCGACATGATGTTAAGATTGGTTGCTCGGCAAAAGTTCCCATCCATGTCCAACCTGGAACCGAGGCTTAGAAGAAAAAAAGGTTTAAGATAAATATACggctaaatgtaaatatatagtatTATTGGTATGTTGTATATTTACTTTGTACCTTCTTCCAAGCTCCTGAGCGGCGAATATCGCTGTCCGTTCATCGTAGAAATCTTCCACCACCGACATCGCCAGGGCCGTGCAGACAGAATCCGGATAGGATAGCCCTGCCATCCAGAACATTGTAATATTTTAGAGCTCtctaatttaatgtatttatacaCAATCccaatgaattcaaaatttacagtaaGATAAATCCGTAAAGTGGTATTGAGAAAATACAAAAACTGTATTGGGATTAGCTGGGTTGGAAGGGTTGCTTTTCGTAGCGAAATTTAAGCATGATTTGATGGTACTGTGAAACAAAACTAACCCGTTGAAGATGCCGAGCCTCCGTACGTTAAATTGAACCTAAACTCATAAAACGCCATTGATTAATATGCATGTTAAGTATACATCATCTACAATAGTTTATAGCACATTGAATATGTACTTAAACGTATTAATTCCACAGCAAAATCTCCAAAACTCTAATTAAGATGGAGATGCCAACTGACATAATTGAAACGCATAAGTAACCAAAATGGTTTAATTgacatcataaaaaaattcttcatcGCTAATTAACAATTAAAGCACTGGTATAACCAAAGCACCTTATATAAGAAACCTTGAAAGGCACAAACCCCGTAAAAAGCAAAGCGTGGTCATTATTGGGTAGTTCCGTTGAGTTGACCCAGTTCCTGAAAGTGTCCAAGACCTCGGGGGCGGGGATCAAAGATCTAGGATTGGGCGTAAAAGATAACGGCGATGGAAAACTTAGATTCTAGCAAAAGAAAAAGGAAAGTATAttgctacatatatatatttcaggaATGCGGaatgttgaaatttttgaaatcataaCAGAGCTCTAATTCAAGTTGAAGTAGATTTTGTATGTAGTATAGATGGCACCCACCTCCGCTATAATTACGTCTACCAGTACTATGTTCAGATTTAACTCTGTTGATGTGGTGAACCTTGTTTTAATCTGAAGTGAAAATGAGACACCCTTAACAGTACTGTAGTACTATGGCtataaatttttaatgtgaACATTAAAATGATGACTTTATTCGATATGGCTCAATGCTTGCCAAATTCATCCTTACCACCCACCAACGAATTTAAACATTCCCATGGAATTGATGTGAGCATTACATAAGCTATTTTTCTTCTCAATAAGGAAACCATCAAAAAGTACGTGATCTTTGGCTCCAAAGATAGTacaaatttgtacatgtacattgtaattggTGACACAGCATGCATAgcaaataaatcatgaaaattcttatttatttttttattataactttaatttgttCATAAGTTCAGCACAAATTTGAATATTACTTGTAAGTTTTTACTAAAGTTATGGCTAAACTACTTTTATTTAGTAATGTTCACAAACTTACGCCCTTAAAGATTCGCTGATAATGGAGTTTCGTTCTGTTGGTCGCTTCCAGGAGAACCTTTTCATCTAATCCAGGTCTACTCTGAGATTTAAACCTGAAACATATCTGAAATCAGATGTTATGGAAATTCGTAAAGGGAATGGGGACTGGGGAGAAATGTACTTACCCGCTAACAATCACTGGGTCACGTTAGGAGACACCACGGAGATGTGTGGGAGGGGGGTCCTTACCAGCTTTATATAACTATCACTGGGTTTTGGGCGGAGGGGTGGTACCCACCAACTATCACTGGGTCGTAAAGggatttttttgggggggatgGGGGGGAGGGAGGGGTATACTCACCAGCTGACCACCGCTGGGTCCACGACAAACAGGACCTCCAGGGTGTAGAGATAGTCCCCCGCGGGGGTCTGTCTCCTCTGTCGCGTGAACTGAAGATCGGCTTCTATACCAAAAGGAAACAAGAAACTGCACCAAATCACATTAACCTAACAAAGAACGTGTAGAGTAAAAGTACAGtaatattacaataaaaaaaatcataacacttgtcatttcatttttaaaatattacgcaATATATGCTTACGCGAATTAACAGCTTCTGTCAAAGACAGTCTATCCTTATCAAAATCGAAGATCAGGCAGATAAGAACAACACAAAATATGAAAGTAATGACTCCAAACGATTCCATCTTCACAAAACTCGTACTTCTGGCTTTTTCAAATGCGTTTATTTCAAACACTGGTCCCTTGCATTTAATTGTCAACTACGCGCCCATTTGAAGAAAACTGCATTAAAGGGACAAAATGACGGGAGACTGACAGCTAACATGTAGGGTCTTCAGAACACCCTGGTTAGTGTCAGGCTGAACAGGGGAACCCCTGTCTATGTCATGTTGAACACGGAAAAAAAGACCTGTTCGGTACACAATGGTTCGGTAGAAGTCCAAGCATCGCATTACAGGACTAGGTGGGAACCACTGCTCCAGACCCCCGAAATCAAATCTACCGCAGTATAGTGTCCAACATATCAATGAATGCTGGTTTGTTCCCTACTTCAAAATCCTTTCACAGACCGATACGTGTGTCTAATAAGTTCGATACGTGTGTCTAATAAGTCGTCCCCATGAAACAGAGATAtactaatatttatttacattagaaCCTGAATTTACTGTTCCAATTTCTAAATATCTGCACGTAGGCCAAGTTTGTATTCTGTAATAGAGGACTAGGTAGGGTTTTCAAATATAGAGTTTCAAACaaccaaaaaacaacaacaatttgtttctaattttaattatatcattGCCGTTATATTAAAGTGTTATTAACACAACTCAAATGTTATAACTGAGACATGATCTATAACAAAGGACATTGCAGGAACAAgataaaacagttcttgtaatGAAGTGTTAACAATGAAACATCACTACTACCAGGCATCTCAATCTTGAATCTAACAGAGATATAACATAGAGAATAAAAGGTCTATTTATTCTACATATGACCTAATGGCAATATTAATGCCCTCAGCATCAAGACGGCCTCGTCAGGATTTGGGTTCAAATTCTTATTCTTCCAATATATTCctacttgaaattttattttaattgcctTACCAAAATTCATACGTCCAGTTACAAAACAACAGGTCTGACCATATAGTTTTATGTTATTTTAACATTGctaaatttgtttgaaattggtAAAGCGTACAACCAAATGAATACCAGAGGAGCTTCTTGTGATTTTACCTCCACTGGGCCTAAAACATGAGACGCATACAACGCCCCGTAAATTACTGTCTGAGcgacatacaatttttttttaaaccttcaaAAGAAACACATACATAATTGCCAAGATCAATATTCAAATGAAGGTTAAGGTTAAACTCCCACAAAGTATACCCCAAGGTTAAGAGTTCTCTTAATACCTAATAGTTAGTTTGTAAAATACATATCGACAGAACACTGCAAATTCAGACAATCTTGTCATCTTTGTATAAATTAAACACTTTGAGGTAGACAATATTGTCATATATCACTGTACTATATATAATGGATTAAATTATGAGCTACATTTGATAATTgccaaaacaaattaatttcatGATCTGAGGGTTGTTAATGTTACTGATAAAAATTCATAGTAACGGGTAAATATGATAACAATCAATGGTAGATCTTTTTAACTTAGATTGCTAcccaaaattaattgatttcaatcaaattagattcaaaaattttcttcatactcAATTCTGATTCATTTAAATCAAACCGAagcataaattattaaactatCTATAAAACTCATCAGCAGCAatctttcatttgaaaaaaaaaatcaaattataacaaaatcaaagtagagtatataattttcaatagtTTGTATCTTGTGTTTGAAGATTACATGGAAGCATCTGTAAAAATATATGTTGTGTAAATTGCATTGCTGTATAACAAATGGGTCTTAATCTTCAAAATGTGTCTATTGtataatgtattataaaaataataaaaaaaaaaaaccacataatAAATACTCAATGCCTTACAAATCCTAATAGATCAGCACTTGTTGAGCTACTGGCAGATTCATTCAAAACTGACCATAACATGGGTTTTGATAACACAAACTACATTACTATTTGACAAATTACAGTTATAACAAAACCATATGCCCTTTcaaattgataatttcatcCACATATTATCTAAGAGAGTAAAATGAGAGAAAAATGACATGTACTTGTAGCGgccagttaaaacttaaaaataaatagcGGAAATAGTAGGTAGGGTACCTAAAAGTTGAGTTCTAAAAAAACAACAGGTACTTGAAATAATcaacaataatttaattctggatGTAAcacggcatttgattggatagaaaaatttagttaaatttgtataacctggtttgcacctCATTAGACAGGTCACAATGCACCAATGTCAAAAATATACTAATCCGCTTGatgttatatttgaattttgaacagattaatatcatttttaaaagtaaaacacacTCACTTTGTAcagtaaattacagaaaattaaattataactaATGaacgagtataacctgggttggggcagtttacgcttcataatccgcgaagcggataataaacaagaggcccatgggccacatcgctcacctgaggaacaataggtatgataaagtcagcttaatggagtcataatacaaacaatctggacaatgtacaataatacatgtagatcctgtataaataaaatccatttttcccccttggaactcggatagccctgattgtggccaatatttacaagagcagactttagtTACCGCTCCTGTACAtgtatagggactcaacgttacacAGGCAGGGATGTCCGCACACCTAcacaactcaacaggtaccaacgttaacgcaagcagggataacgcaagcaggaatgaccgcacacttgcaccAACAGCTCAACATAACGCAAGCAGGgtgtgccgcacacttgcgctagaaaggccagaacaccagcagagATGACCATTTACTAGTGCTCCGCCACAACCACCACAAGCaagtatgaccgcacacttgtattaatgctaTACAGGGCAGGAAAGAACGCTCACTCTGTACCAtaggttagaaaacacgaaGATTTCATAGAGCAGGGGTGTCAACACACTCCATCtatccgtacctgttcaagtttaaacCAAACAGTCGCACATTGTAATGCAagagacactgtccctatatatgtgccggcctacaataattcatagtatctaaaaattggaaatcaaaaataaacaaactaatccggcctaacccaaaactacttatgcagaacaacttatatacattgaatatttattattgtataaaaataatcatcacaataattggttaacagtggatgcattaattaaaataatcaagaatcaataaatcaagggcaataactcaatacagaaatacaaaaagattttaatgaagaaatagctgcctgcctcaattttatagtcatatcacatgttgagtattgcagttttcaaaaagatccttttcaattgtttatatatgggatatttagctgcatcaaactctgaaccttcttgtgaggccgaagaattgtcctggagccaaagtcttaacaattataaagtatcatcttgctgatccgtttctaagaagaagatttttaaagatttgctctatacattcctatgtaaaactttaacaccccccccccaatgtggcctcaccctacccccagggatcatgattttcacaactttgaatctacactacctgaggatacttccacacaagtttcagctttcctggccgtttagtttctgagaagaagatttttaaatatttactctatatattcctatgtaaaacttcgaccccccattgtggccccaccctacccccgggggtcatgaatttcacaactttgaatctacactacccgaggatgcttccatacaagtttcagctttcctggctttctggttcttgagaagaagatttttgaaaatttctcgaaatttttcattaatttctaattatctccccttgaaaacgggtgtggcccttaattttcacaactttgaatcccctttgcctaaggatgatttgtgccaagtttggttgaaattggcctagtagttcttgagaagatgttgaaaatgtgaaaagtttacggacagacagacagatggacggacagacggacgacagacaaaatgtgatcagaatagctcacttgagctttcagctcaggtgagctaaaaactgtaAATTGCTttaacccaggttatactcgtataacttgggtagacattgagttcttTCTTAAATACATTTGATTTCCGAATTCAAAACATTGATTCCAAGGTGATGATTgtgtttactttgaaaatatacaCCCAAGAAATGTCTTTTTGTTAGAAGTGAAATAAACCACAAaatttcaccaaacttgtatatAAAATAAGATTACATGAACTTAATTAAAGggattggatttttttaaacacatgcaATAACATCATTAGTTGACATAAATTCTCTTTATCTTATGTATTGTACCATCCATATTTTGGCACATTGAAATACTGGAAAACACTGGCAATGGATAACAAGTCCAAAGAACAACAACTCTCATCTAATGCAAACCAAAGTCTCTCATATGTAACAACCTTTTCTTTATACACAACCAAAAACAAACACGTATATGAAAATTCATGTGctctttcaaaattatttaagtgtacatgtatctacatattttttcaaaaatgtttacttaatatacattaaattcattctaagaatatatttcaaaacattgatATTGATACTGTGCAGTTCTAAATTCCCTTTTTTCTATTTCCtaaatttttcacaaaaaaacagttaaaacacagatctttatttaaaacttcCTTCTTTACGCTGTACTGGCATGCGACCAGTTCTcaccgagtaccatttctcgccagtacattgtgacgtctaTAATTTTATGTCTTGATAAAATGACTtcacaatgtactggcaagAATGGTACTCGGCAAGAACTGGTCGCACCTCAGTATAGTTTATACTCATTGAAGGACGACCTGTCCCTCCTGAATAGCAATATGTGGGGGTGAAGAGGTTGTACCCCCTGTCTGCTGTGACACAGACACAGTCTCTGTAGGGACAATGTTTCCTCTTAACACTATCTGCCCTCCCTCTACTTGAATTTGGGCTGGGCCTGACTCCATAGAGGAAGGGCACTCTTCACTGCTATTATTGCCCTGGATCTCACTATTAACATTGCCCTGGACCTCATTATGATTATTGCCCTCAGCCCTGATAGATGCATTGACATTGTCCTGGTTCTCTCGTTGGATCTCTTGACTATCCACACAAGGTGGGTTACTGTGAACAGTATCGCTGGTCAACACTATGGCACCGTCTTGAACATTTAACTGACACACTCTACCGCATGACGCATTGTCTGTCTGAATGGATTCTGATTGAAGAGATTCACAATTTTCATGTGGAGAACATAAATCTGTTAGTAATATGGCCCCGTTTTGAACTGTTATAGACTGGCATTGACAGGAGCGAGAATTCTCCCTGGTACGACCCTCTGGTTCATCAGAAGAGGTCTGAACAGAAACGCTACACGTATTTGAGGTGGGTCGTGTTTGCTGAACATACAGTTCTCCTTCTGATAAAATGGAAGAATCACGAGATAAGGATGGCAAGCAAGTGGCACACGCACTGGCTATTGAAGATTCATGAATAATGTAATTATTGAAATTAATCACTTCACGAGCAGGATTCCTGTCTATGGTACTATATAGCGGTGGGGGAGATCCTCTGCCCATATTTATCTCCCTTTCTACATCAGAATATGAAGGTGGCACACCAATGGGAGAAATCTCACTCCTTGGTATGTACTGAATGCCATTGTTCACATTCACAATAATGTTTCCGTAAGTAGAAGACGCAGACAGAAAAGGGTCCATCTCTATGGCATTCTGATTATTGTCTTGTTGATTCTGACTGCTGACTGTCCTATGGTACTGTCGTAACATTCTTTCAGCAGAGCGTGGGAAGCTCTTCATTCTGAACCTGAATACAATCACCACGATGACGGAGATCAGGAGAACCGTGCCGACGGTACACCCAATCACAGCGTAGACCGTGGTCTTCAGCCACGACATCTGTGTCTTGTCACTGGGCAGGTTTGATGTGGCATTGATCACCTCTACAAAAGCATCAACACAAACTTTAACATCTCAGAATGACTTACAATCTGGACCACTATAAACTGGTATACAGTAGTCAGTAACAGtagtatataaaacaaatgtattgctttttacatgcatgttatattacaccccccccccccccccattaaacTTCAAATAAAGAGCGGCTTTATTACTTGATGTATGCACTAACTCGATCTCTTAAATGCATGCCAGGAAATCATCCTTCTAATTATCAATTGCAATTAAATATTCATCTTAAAGCAGTAGCATCTCTATAATTTATCTAGCTGGTGTAATTGGTTTGATTTTGTGTCCAATTTTACCTTCATCCTTTGAAGTCTGATGCTGATGCACAAAAAGACAAAAAGCTTAGAAATGACTCTAATGGCTCCAATTTAAAAGGTCCAAAAAATGCAGTTAgcatcaaaacaaaaaaccagattgataaaatgttaaaattaccCTCTGTAATGGCAAGAATTGTACTTCTAATATTAACAAATGATTTGAAGGATGTTTGAGCTGCAAAATTGAAGCAGGAAAGGCAAACAGATATCTATATTTTAACAGCTCCAATTGACTGAAATTTGTGCAAAATTTCTGGACATGAGTGATGAAGGACTATCCAAGTGGTTTGTTGAAGTGTCTGTCCTAATGTAAAGCTAAGTGTACCCATATGTATTTCTGATGAGATCACTTTGGAGTATTGTCCACACTTCTCCATGTTCATTAGGTATTGCTAATCACCTGTTTGGGGGTACTGGTCATCTGTGATGAGACAATACTCATCTGACCAGTCTCCACAGTGGTCTATGTGCTGGCTGTCACACACCAACGTCTTGTTGATGCACCGCTGGTTCTGACAAATAAACATGTCCTCACACTTGGCTGCAATAGACAAAGAAATTAATaggaattaattaaattattaataccAAACCTACATGCAAGTACATTACAAaccttttgggtttttttttatcaaatattctcTGTTGAATGTTGAAAGACTGCAAACatctatataaattatataaccACATTTTTCTCAAGAATAGCTAAACTGACTTTCATCTGTTGTGAGTGTATTTTCAATCATTAGGATTGATGAGGGAGTTATATGTCAGTGTACAATGTGTCCTGAGAATAGAACAAGCTCAGCCTCACCGTACTGACAGTTTCTTTCATCTGATCCGTCAATACAGTCTGGATGTTTATTGCA carries:
- the LOC128155368 gene encoding uncharacterized protein LOC128155368, translated to MTTFSNVLFISVLWTCMHHVSTQSYPIIHSSKSIEVEEGHNLEVRCSVSANGGPPKALYWRGVWKSEDEIHQEWADNFTRTLIIKNITGKDAGIYQCFYNSSTLQTKKGLSIRVISKLATGARCHSKQFLCESDKVCIPMEQRCNKHPDCIDGSDERNCQYAKCEDMFICQNQRCINKTLVCDSQHIDHCGDWSDEYCLITDDQYPQTEVINATSNLPSDKTQMSWLKTTVYAVIGCTVGTVLLISVIVVIVFRFRMKSFPRSAERMLRQYHRTVSSQNQQDNNQNAIEMDPFLSASSTYGNIIVNVNNGIQYIPRSEISPIGVPPSYSDVEREINMGRGSPPPLYSTIDRNPAREVINFNNYIIHESSIASACATCLPSLSRDSSILSEGELYVQQTRPTSNTCSVSVQTSSDEPEGRTRENSRSCQCQSITVQNGAILLTDLCSPHENCESLQSESIQTDNASCGRVCQLNVQDGAIVLTSDTVHSNPPCVDSQEIQRENQDNVNASIRAEGNNHNEVQGNVNSEIQGNNSSEECPSSMESGPAQIQVEGGQIVLRGNIVPTETVSVSQQTGGTTSSPPHIAIQEGQVVLQ